In one Bdellovibrio sp. ArHS genomic region, the following are encoded:
- the tpiA gene encoding triose-phosphate isomerase: MKKIFAANWKLFKSPKETREFFAQFKEVSGRATGEVVFFPPAISLEATSASLQGTNIKWGVQNAYFQAQGAFTGENSAQVVKDLGGSYVLIGHSERRKIFGETDAMIAEKVAFTQSLGLIPMLCIGETLEEREAKHTFRVCETQLLQGLAKADKTKPVVIAYEPVWAIGTGKVATPEQVAETHTDVFSILQKLDFAQSPILYGGSVKPDNAAGLIQQPHVNGFLVGGASLEVKSFIEIATV; the protein is encoded by the coding sequence ATGAAAAAAATCTTTGCTGCGAACTGGAAGCTTTTCAAATCTCCTAAAGAAACTCGCGAGTTCTTCGCGCAATTCAAAGAGGTGAGCGGAAGAGCCACTGGTGAAGTGGTGTTTTTTCCGCCAGCGATTTCTTTAGAGGCCACAAGCGCCAGCCTGCAAGGCACGAATATCAAGTGGGGCGTTCAGAATGCCTACTTTCAAGCACAGGGTGCCTTTACCGGTGAAAACTCGGCGCAAGTTGTGAAGGATCTGGGGGGAAGTTATGTCCTGATCGGGCACAGCGAGCGCCGCAAGATTTTTGGCGAAACCGATGCGATGATCGCGGAAAAGGTGGCCTTCACCCAAAGTTTGGGGCTGATCCCCATGCTGTGCATCGGCGAAACTTTGGAAGAGCGTGAAGCCAAACACACCTTCCGCGTTTGTGAAACTCAGTTACTGCAAGGCTTGGCGAAGGCCGATAAGACCAAACCCGTGGTTATTGCCTACGAGCCCGTTTGGGCGATCGGCACAGGGAAGGTTGCGACTCCTGAACAGGTTGCGGAAACCCACACGGATGTATTCAGTATTTTGCAGAAACTGGATTTTGCACAAAGTCCGATTCTTTATGGCGGCAGTGTGAAGCCAGACAATGCTGCGGGTCTTATCCAGCAGCCTCATGTAAACGGATTTTTAGTGGGTGGGGCTTCTTTGGAAGTGAAGTCCTTTATCGAGATCGCAACGGTATAA
- a CDS encoding MAPEG family protein, translating into MNLFSSQIHIALPYLSILVLMYFALTVNVIRNRWKHRVGLGSGQNPLMEQVIRIHGNFGEYVPFLSLILIVLEFNKATPVFLHTYWILLILSRVAHAWGLWGSRSVSRGRTLGMTLTGVVMLGSSVMLLVQFFK; encoded by the coding sequence ATGAATCTTTTTTCTTCTCAGATCCATATTGCGCTTCCTTATCTGAGCATTTTGGTTCTGATGTACTTTGCCTTGACCGTAAACGTGATCCGCAATCGTTGGAAACACCGAGTGGGATTAGGGTCGGGGCAAAACCCCTTGATGGAACAGGTTATACGTATTCACGGAAATTTCGGTGAATACGTGCCTTTTTTGTCATTGATCTTGATTGTTCTAGAGTTCAATAAAGCCACGCCAGTTTTCCTTCATACTTATTGGATTCTGTTGATTCTTTCCCGAGTGGCGCATGCGTGGGGGCTTTGGGGGTCTCGCTCGGTCAGTCGAGGTCGAACCTTAGGAATGACTTTGACGGGCGTGGTGATGCTCGGCTCTTCGGTGATGTTGCTGGTTCAATTTTTTAAATAG
- a CDS encoding phosphoglycerate kinase yields the protein MANGLKGIKTVRDFELEGKVVFLRLDLNVPMENGKITDENRITASLPTIKYCMEKGAKLVMASHLGRPKTKEDKEFSLEPVAKRLQELLSAEVILVEDPDSDAPKHLLQSLKKNQLILLENVRFEAGETKDSVEFAQKIANYSDIYINDAFGASHRAHATIHALPSVMKDKGIGFLIEKEITMLDSLLQNPKRPYLALMGGSKVSDKIAVIERLMDVVDGFIIGGAMAYTFLKAQGISVGKSLVENDKLKYAKEMIERIEARNKTILLPVDHVTTKSFGDTASARTTKDVVIPDDELAVDIGPKTIQNYATALREAGTIFWNGPMGVFETPAFAKGTFGVAQAIAESNAVKIVGGGDSAAAAEASGFADKMTHISTGGGASLEYLQGDKLPGLEILRLKR from the coding sequence ATGGCTAATGGTCTAAAAGGCATTAAAACAGTGCGCGATTTTGAACTTGAAGGCAAAGTGGTTTTCCTGCGTCTGGATTTGAATGTGCCTATGGAAAACGGCAAGATCACAGATGAGAACCGCATCACGGCGTCTTTGCCGACGATCAAGTATTGCATGGAAAAAGGTGCAAAACTGGTGATGGCTTCTCATTTGGGACGTCCTAAAACAAAGGAAGACAAAGAGTTTTCGCTAGAGCCTGTGGCGAAGCGCCTGCAAGAGCTTCTTAGCGCGGAAGTTATTTTGGTTGAGGATCCGGATTCAGATGCTCCCAAACATCTTCTGCAATCATTGAAAAAGAATCAGTTGATCCTGCTTGAAAACGTGCGTTTCGAGGCGGGAGAAACCAAAGACTCTGTAGAGTTTGCGCAAAAAATTGCCAACTACAGTGATATCTATATCAACGATGCTTTCGGGGCCTCGCACCGCGCGCATGCGACCATTCATGCTTTGCCTTCAGTGATGAAGGATAAAGGCATTGGCTTTTTGATCGAAAAAGAGATCACGATGTTGGATTCTCTTTTACAGAATCCAAAGCGTCCTTACTTGGCTTTAATGGGCGGTTCCAAAGTTTCCGACAAAATTGCGGTTATCGAAAGATTGATGGATGTCGTTGATGGCTTCATCATCGGTGGCGCGATGGCGTACACTTTCTTAAAGGCCCAAGGAATTTCTGTCGGGAAATCATTGGTTGAAAACGACAAACTGAAGTATGCAAAAGAAATGATCGAGCGTATCGAAGCTCGCAACAAAACTATTCTGTTGCCCGTCGACCATGTCACGACAAAGTCATTCGGTGATACAGCAAGCGCGCGCACGACCAAAGATGTTGTCATCCCTGACGATGAGTTGGCGGTGGATATTGGTCCTAAAACTATCCAAAACTATGCGACAGCTTTGCGCGAAGCCGGAACTATTTTCTGGAACGGCCCTATGGGCGTTTTTGAAACGCCAGCCTTTGCCAAAGGAACTTTCGGTGTGGCTCAGGCCATTGCGGAAAGCAACGCGGTGAAGATTGTTGGCGGCGGGGACTCGGCAGCCGCGGCGGAAGCGTCGGGCTTTGCTGACAAGATGACTCATATTTCAACTGGTGGCGGGGCGTCTCTTGAATACCTTCAAGGCGACAAACTTCCGGGGCTTGAAATCCTGAGATTGAAAAGATAG
- the gap gene encoding type I glyceraldehyde-3-phosphate dehydrogenase, with product MSKLRVGINGFGRIGRVLFRAGFEQFEVVGINSLDSIEGNAHLLKYDSAHGIFPAEVSVQGHDLVVNGKKIHVSKTRNPAEIPWKDWGVDLVLECTGAFKDKAEFMQHITGGAKRVLVSGPAEKGADLTMVYGINHESYDPAKHHVVSNASCTTNCLAPLAKVLNESFGIEHGTMMTVHSYTNDQKILDAPHKDLRRARAAAVSMIPTTTGAAKNVGLVLPELKGRIDGISIRVPTPNVSLVDFTFTAKKDVTKESVNEALIAASQGALKGVLAVEHNELVSVDFNGNKHSSIVDLASTMVVGPRMVKVLSWYDNETGFSNRMVDVAHYMAKKGL from the coding sequence ATGTCTAAATTGCGTGTTGGTATCAACGGTTTTGGTCGTATCGGTCGCGTTCTATTCCGTGCAGGTTTTGAACAATTTGAAGTAGTCGGAATCAATTCTTTGGATAGCATTGAAGGAAATGCGCATCTTTTGAAGTACGACTCTGCCCACGGCATCTTCCCTGCGGAAGTTTCGGTTCAAGGCCACGACTTAGTTGTTAACGGCAAAAAGATCCATGTTTCTAAAACACGCAATCCCGCAGAGATTCCTTGGAAAGACTGGGGCGTTGACCTGGTTTTAGAATGTACGGGAGCTTTCAAAGATAAAGCTGAGTTCATGCAACACATCACTGGTGGAGCGAAACGCGTTCTGGTTTCAGGCCCTGCGGAAAAAGGGGCGGATTTGACAATGGTTTATGGTATCAACCATGAGTCATACGACCCGGCAAAACACCACGTGGTTTCTAACGCTTCTTGCACCACGAACTGTCTAGCGCCATTGGCGAAAGTTCTTAACGAGTCTTTCGGTATCGAGCACGGCACCATGATGACAGTTCACTCTTATACGAATGATCAAAAAATCCTGGACGCTCCTCACAAGGACTTGCGTCGTGCCCGTGCCGCTGCCGTGAGCATGATTCCGACGACGACCGGTGCCGCAAAGAACGTGGGCTTGGTTCTGCCTGAATTGAAAGGCCGTATTGACGGTATCTCTATTCGTGTGCCAACTCCGAATGTTTCTCTTGTAGATTTCACCTTCACAGCAAAAAAGGACGTGACGAAAGAGTCAGTGAACGAAGCCTTGATTGCGGCTTCTCAAGGCGCTTTAAAAGGTGTTTTGGCGGTTGAACACAACGAACTTGTCAGCGTCGACTTCAATGGCAATAAACATTCTTCTATCGTCGACTTGGCTTCGACAATGGTTGTCGGTCCTCGTATGGTGAAAGTTCTTTCTTGGTATGATAACGAGACGGGCTTCTCAAATCGCATGGTGGACGTGGCTCACTACATGGCAAAAAAAGGACTCTAA